AAAACCCCAGTCTGGGCAACCGCATCTGCCTGGATAATCACTGAACCCTCTGGGTTTTGTGCCTTAAGTCGTTCAATGTTCGCTCTGACTGAGTGTGTTTCTACTTGACGCCTATCAATCCAGATAGTACCTTTTTTGGTAATGGCCACTAAAATGTTGCCCTGTTCATGACGTTCGGCTGTTTTTGCTGTAGGTCGATTAATTTCAACCCCCGTTTCTTTAACAAATGAGGTGGTGACAATAAAAAAAATCAATAGAATAAATACCATATCAATCATTGGGGTCAGGTTAATGTTAACCGGACGTTTCATTGGATTGTTGATATGACGTTTTCTCATTTTTGATCACTTTCCTGGTCGGTCATTTTATCTGTGACTTGCAGCATTTTTTGTTCTGCCTGTTGCTGCAACAAACTACTCATAAACAAGCCTGGAATAGCACTTAACAAGCCTGCTAAGGTAGTGATTAAGGCCTTAGAAATACTGGCGGCTAAAGCTCTGGCATTGCCAGTCCCATAGAGATTTAAAATCTCAAAGGTTTCGATCATTCCGATCACAGTACCCAGTAGCCCTAAAATAGGCAAGAGTTCAACTGACACATGAATAGTACTAAGATGTTGATTCAGCCGACTATGTAACTTTGCCAAAATCATTGTTTTAATACTCTTGGCATACCATGATTGGTGCTCTTTTCTTTCCTGCCAGGGACGTAATTTTTGTTCTGCTAACAAGGGGAAATTGTAGCGAAAAAACCAATGGCGCTCTACGACCAACATCCATAAAACTATATTAAGAAAAAAAATACTCCATAAGACATAACCACCCGAATACATGAAGTCGAGTAATTGCCAGATTGCATTCTGTGCTAGTTGTAAGTATTCACTCAGCATGGCATCTATTCGTTCCGTATGAATATATCGACATCAGGCTTGCGGATCATTTTGCTCAGCAAGTTGCGCTATATAACCAGCACTTTCTTCATCCAGTATTTGGATCAGTCGATTACTTTTCGTTTGCAAAAAGCCATGCAACAATACTGCAGGCACGGCAACAATCAAACCCAGCCCCGTTGTCACTAATGCCTGTGAAATACCTCCAGACATCAGCTTAGGATCGCCAGTACCAAATAATGCAATTGACTGAAATGTTTCTATCATACCAATCACAGTGCCCAGCAAGCCTAATAAGGGGGCTACCGTGGCAAACAGTCCGAGCATAACCAAACGACGTTCCAGCTTCGGTGTTTCTGATAAAATAGCTTCATCTAGTTTCAAGCTCAATGTTTCAATTGAGTGCTGCGCTTTAAACTGATGGTATACCGTCATGATTCGCCCCAGAGGATTGTTCATGGATGGCTGATTGGACTTTCTTTGTCTGGTCATTTTAAAACCAATCGTTGCTAAATAGAAATAACGCTCCAAGGCGATAAGCAAGGATAAAGTGCCAATGAATAAGATAATATAACCAATAATGCCACCCTGTCTGATCCGTTCTTGAATATCCGGCATCTGGCTAAGCAGTGAGAGCAGCGTGCCTCCTGAAGGATCAATAGCCAATGCTATTTCACCTTTTTGGGATGTATTAGTCGCTATTTCCAATTGTGTAATCTGATTAAGAAAACGTTGTGGCGGTTGTTGATTAAGTTCTACCAGTTGATTGCTTTTTCTCAAATATTGTAAATAATGTCCATCACTCAAACTGTTAAATTCACCAATACGGGTAACAAGTCGTTCTTCTTCATTACCCTCAGCAGTGATTATCATTTGTTTGAATTGAACATTTTTACCTGACTGAGTCATTTGTCGCTGCATTTCATACCAAAGTTGTTTTAAATCGGTAATGGCGGGCAGTGAACGGCTATCTGATAATTGCTTTAGTAGAATGCCGCGCTGTGAATACTGAATAGAGATGATAGAATTATTAAAACGCGCATAGGTTTCACCTGATATCTGTCTGACAACACCAAACAACTCACCCAGATTAGCTCCTTTTTGGCTTATATTAACATCGATGTCTGCCAGTTTTTTATCATTGTTCTGCAATTGTTTTTTAAGTGTTTCTGAGCGTTGTAGTGCCAGCGCTAGCTCTTCTTTTACCTGTGCTAATAATTTTTTTCGTGCATGATGCTGTTGCTTAAAGCGCTGTTCCCGGGCTTTATTTTTTTTATCACTGAGCAGGCCAGACTGTTTTACCTCTTTCAAGAGTGTATCTAAGTCATTCGCCTTTGAAAAAGCCCATTGAGTCCAGACTAAAGTGGTGAAGGCAATAATCATTAATAAGCAATTACGTTTATTTATCATTTTTCTTCCTCCACTCTTCGAGGAATACTAACCGGTAAAGTAATAAATTCAGGTGCCAACTGTTTTCTAGCCATGCGCAAGCCATGCTCTAGTGAGGCGTAATATTGAGATGACAGAGGTACGTATTGCGCTTTATCTTTAGACCAGTAAAAAGAATTTTTTTTATCCAGACTTTGATAAACTAACACCACCCGTCCCATACGAAAATAATTCACTACCGCATTGTACTTTTCTGGATGACTGCCCTGCCATGTTTCAATGGTATGACCATATTCCATTTCTTGTAAAAATGTTTCCATGATCTGACGGTATTTTTCTGCACTGCTGACATCCGATTGATCCATTAATTGTTTTAACTCTCTGACGTTTTCTGAACGTTCTTGTACTAGAAAGGGCATGTCTAATTGAATAAATTGCTCTAATGTATTTATCATTTGCAACATTAAGGGCACTATCGCTTGTTCAGTTTGTTCTATACTATTGAGTTGCTGAGTGCGCGTGATGACTAAATCATTTTGTGATTGAACTAATTTGCTGAGTTGTTGGTTGTATATTGTTAGGGTGTTAAGTTGTTCAGAGACTTGCTGATATTCATGTAACATATCAGTTGACTGTTCACTGAGCATGTTAATTTTTTGTTGAGATTTTATTGCCTTATTTTGCACCTTGTTTTGAGCTTCAATGTTGGCTTTAAGTGTAGCTGCATTGAGAGGATTCAGACTGATAAAAATCAATAAGCATAAACTCAGTATAAGTATTTTTATTGGCTTGTTCATTATGATTGCAAAGCCCCTAAAAGCAATACTTCCATTTCTATTGCAGGCATGGGTCTGGCATAAAAATAGCCCTGAATATTTTCACAACCATTGCTGACTAGAAAATCCTTTTGTTGCATCGTCTCCACTCCTTCCGCAATCACATCTAAATTAAGGCTTTTGGCTAAGGCTATCACTGCACGGCTAATACCGGCATCTTCATCATCACTCGGCAAACCTCGAATAAAGGATTGATCTATTTTTAGTTTATTAATAGGCAAACGTTTTAGATAGGAAAGCGATGAATAGCCCGTGCCGAAATCGTCCACAGATATGACAACACCCATCGCACTGAGTTTTTCCAAAATAGCAATTGCATCCTCAGGATTAGACATAATCTGTCCTTCGGTCACTTCCAAACCCAGCCATTCAGGCTGGAAATTCATGGTCTTTAATATTCCCTGCAAGTATTGTGTAAACTCCTTGGTATAGAGTTGCTTAATCGCGAGATTTAAAGAAAGCACACCTGGATTTAAACCTTTCTCATGCCATTGTGCCACTTGTTTGATCGCCGTTTTCATGACCCATTGATCGATGGGCACAATTAAGCCTGTTTCTTCTGCAATGGGGACAAATTTATTCGGTGGAACCATATCCGATTCCGGATCATTCCAACGAATTAAGGCTTCCATGCCTATTATTTTTCCGGTCACAGCATTGACCTGTGGCTGATAATACACAACAAACTCTTCTTGCGCTAAAGCCTGACGTAACTTTGTTTCCATCACAATATGCTCAAAAGCTAATGCCGTCATTTCTGATGAATAAAACTGAAAATTATTACGACCTTCGTCTTTTGCCTTATACATCGCTGCATCTGCATATTTAAGTAAATTGTGCATATCTATATCATCTTGGGGATACAGGCTAATGCCAATACTGCTTGAAACAAAGAGTGTATGTTCATCAATGTAAATGGGTTCTGCCAGACTTTGCAGGATTTTTTTGGCTAATAAAGAGGCATCTTGTCCTCGTTCCAGTTCTTCAATTAAAATAGTAAATTCATCACCGCCTAGCCGGGCAAGACTATCTTCTTTACGGATCGCATTTTTTAAACGCGTTGCCACTTCTTGTAGCACTTTATCGCCTGTCACATGCCCAAGTGAATCATTAATTTTTTTAAAGCGATCCAAGTCGATAAAGAACAGTGCTAATTCATTATTCTGTCGTTTAGCTCGTTCGATGGACTGTGATAAGCGGTCATTGAACAATACTCGATTGGGCAGTCCTGTGAGTGCATCATGATGTGCCTGATAATCTAAGCTATTTTTTTGTTCATGGAGTTTTTTTCTGTGGCTTTTCGTTCTTCAATATCTTTAAACACCGTATGTAATACTTGCTTGCCATCTATAACAATAGGCGTTAGAGTCACTTCGATCCAAATATCAATATTATTTTTTGTTAAATGCTTCCACTCAAATGTATGCGAACCATTTTTAACGGCTAGCGCGATCATTTCATAAGATTTCTCATCACTCTTTCGCCCATCAGGCTGAAATTCTGGAGATATTTGTGCCGGTTCAAGATTTAAAACCTCTTTTTTAGAACCCCGCCTGAGAATTTTTAGTGCTGATTCATTACAGTCAATAAATTGATTACTTTCAATGTCCAGAATTAACACGCCACTCATGGTTTTTTTAAAAACCAACTCATAGAGTTCCTTCTGTTCGTCCAGTGCTTGCTTCTGATATAAAATGGCCTCTTGTGATTCTTTCAACGCTTTATTTTGTTGCTCTAAATCATTCTCTGCCAATTCTCGACTCTCCTGTAGGAGTAAGACCCACCAGACCAGCGTACAAACCATAATTGAGATTAGAAAAAAGAAGGTAATAAAAGCTTGCTCAAGATAAATAATCGAGTCATCCGACATGACTTCAAGTTGTGCAGAATAAACCATCCAGGCAATGACTGCCAACAGAAACAAAAGTCCGAAGCTAATGCTGATAAAATCCTGAAGCCTTAAACAAGCCTTAAACGAAACCTGACCAGCACTGAGTTTATGGCACCAATATGCCAGTTTTTTTCTCAAAGAGAATTCACTTTTTTCTTTACAAGCATCATGGCAAAGTGAATCCAATGAGCAGCAAAGAGAACAAATTTTCACCTCATGAAAAGAGCAATAGGCCATGTCTTCCTGCTCATATTCGTTATCACACATTTCACATTGATGCGTGACAATGGCATTTGCTGGCGAGCGATGATGAGTGTCTTTATATAAGTCATTGCTGCGGGCAATATAATATTTTCCGCCACTGAACCAGGCAAACAAGGGGGATAAAATGAAAGCTAAGAACATTGCAATCAATGCCGAATAACTTTGCGCCATATCACCAAGAAAGCCCATAAAAGCAATAATGGCGACTATTGAGGCAATGCCCATACTACCGACACCCACTGGATTAAAACTGTATAAGTGGGCGCGTTTGAATTCTATTATTTTGGGACTCAACCCAAGGGGTTTATTAATAATCAAGTCCGCCGTGATCGCGCCAATCCATGCAATAGCGACATTGGAATACAAGCCGAGCACTTTTTCCAACATATAAAAAAGACCGAGTTCCATTAATAATAGCGCGATAGCAATATTAAAAACCATCCAGACAACGCGACCCGGGTGGGAATGTGTGACTCGAGAAAAAAAGTTTGACCAGGCCAATGAGCCAGCATAAGCATTGGTTACATTGATCTTGATTTGGGAAATGATGACAAAAAAGGTCGATGCCGCCAAGGCAACTTCGGGGTTCTCAAACACATATTGATAGCCTATGTAGTACATCTGTATCGGTGTTTTTGCTTCATGTAATGATAAGCCCGCCAATAAGACGACACTGGCTAGAAAAATACCTCCCAACTGTTTTAGAAAGCCCAGAATAATCCACCCCGGCCCGGCAAGTAGCATGGCTGCCCACCACTTAAAACGATTATGCTTTTCCAATGGTGGCATAAATCGAAGGTAGTCAACCTGTTCACCAATCTGCGCAATGAGCGATAAAGAGATACCGATAGCGAAGCCAAAGTAATAAAAATTAAACTCTGAACTCTCTGAAATGCTGCCCGTGAAACCAAGCATCGCCGTTATTGCTTCTGGCTCTTTAAGCAACACGGCAATAAAGGGCAATAGCATCATGGTGATCCAGATTGGCTGGGTCCACATTTGTAATTTATTAATAAAAGTGATGCCATAAAACACCATGGGAATAATGATGAGCGAGCTAAAAAGGTAGCCCCACGCCAAAGGCAGACCAAAATAAAGCTCCAGCGCCTGCGCCATAATGGCTGCTTCAAGCGCAAAAAAGATAAAGCTAAACGAGGCATAAATAAGTGATGTAATGGTAGAACCCACATAGCCAAAGCCCGCACTTCGAGTGATCAAATCTATATCGATATTATAGCGAGCAGCGTGATAGCTGATGGGAATCGCCGTTAAAAAAATAATGACTGATGCAGTGAGAATAGCCCAGAATGCGGTTTGAAAACCATAGTGAATGGCAATAGTCGCACCAATGGCTTCCAATGCCAGAAACGAGATACTGCCCAATGCTGTATTAGCGATGAGAAATTCTGACCATTTACGAAATGATTTGGGGGTATAGCGCAGCGAATAATCTTCCAGTGTTTCCGTTGCAACCAGGTGGTTATACTGGCGACGCGCATTTTTTAATGCTTTGATGTTATCTTCCTTGCTTGATCATGCAGGCGGTTTAAATTCTTATATTTAAATATACTACAAATTTTGAAATTTTATACTTTGAAAGGAAGTTTTAACTTAGTATTGAAAGACTAAAGACGAGTCAGAGTGGCCACGATAGCAAGCAATCTCAGATTACGCATAATATCCGCCAAATGGGTTCTATCACGTACAGACAAGGTAAAATCGAGGGAGTAGAGCTGATCTTCTCTATCAGCGGTCACGACATGCTCAATATTAGCTTCGCAATCTGCAAGTGCTGAGGCGATGGTCGCCAAGACACCTTTTCTGTGTTCAACTACCACTCTCAAGGTCACACTGAATTCAGCACTGATATCATCACTCCATTCAACATCAATCCATTTTTGAGCTTGTTTAAGATAATCTTTAGCATTTTTACAGGACTTGGTGTGAATAACAATACCACGCCCTGAGCTAATAAAACCGACAATTGGATCACCGGGAATAGGATGGCAACAGCGTCCATAATGAACCACCATCCCTTCTGTGCCTCGAATATTCAATAATGGCCCATGCTCTTGACGCGCCTGATCAAGCGCATCACTTTGCTCTGGTAATAAGTGCCGCACAACTAACTGTGGAATACGATTACCCAAACCCACTTGATGTAATAATTCATCCATTGAATTGAGTTCATAGTCTTTTATCACCCGTTCAATGCGACTTTGAGATAAGTCTTGTACCGACATATTGACGTTGCCCAGGCACTTGTTCAATAAACGAGTTCCCAAGGCAATGGACTCATCGCGTTGGAGATTTTTCAGTATATTGCGTATGCTACCACGCGCCTTAGCTGTAAAAACAAAATTCAGCCATGAAGGATTGGGCGAAGCACCCGGTGCGGTGATAATTTCAATGGTCTGACCATTCTTCAATTGCGTGCTTAAGGGCGCATGTTGATGATTGATTTTACCGGCAACACAAGAACTACCCACATCGGTATGTACGGCATAAGCAAAATCAACGATGGTTGCCCCTCGGGGTAATTCCATGATCAGCCCTTTGGGCGTAAAAACATAGACTTCCGACGGAAATAAATCAACTTTAACACTTTCTAAAAACTCAATGGAGTCACCCGCATTTTGCTGCAAATCCAATAAACTTTTCAGCCATTCTCTAGCCTTGGCCTGAGCAATTACGCCGCCGTTATTCTCGCTTTCTTTATAACCCCAATGAGCGGCAATACCATTTTCTGCGACGCGATGCATATCACTTGTGCGCAGTTGAACTTCAATGGGTACGCCAAAGGGGCTGAATAATATAGTGTGTAATGACTGATAGCCATTAATTTTAGGGATGGCGATATAATCTTTGAATTTTCCAGGAACTGGCTTGTATAATGCGTGAACAGCGCCTAATGCACGGTAACAGCTATCAACAGTATCGACCACAATCCGAAAGGCATAGACATCATAAACTTCTGAAAAAGGCAGATTCTTATTCTGCATTTTTCGATAAATACTATACAGGTGTTTTTCTCGCCCGAGGACGTCACATTGGATACCTTCATGTGATAAGCGGTTTTCCAGCGCTTCCTGAGTTTTTTTCACCAGGGTCTTACGATTGCCACGCACTTTATTAACAGATTCTTTTAACACTCGATAGCGCATGGGATAGTAAGCTTTAAAACCCAGCTCTTCCAACTCATGACGCATTACATTCATGCCCAAGCGATTAGCAATCGGAGCATAAACGTCTAGTGTTTCACCGGCAATGCGACGAGCTTTATCGGCCCGCATAATGCCCAGAGTACGCATATTGTGCAGACGGTCAGCCAATTTGATGAGAATGACCCGAATATCCTTCACCATCGCCAGAATCATTTTACGAAAACTTTCCGCCTTGGCTTCTTGCTTGTTGTCAAAATGAATATGATCTAACTTGGTGACACCATCGACAATTTCGGCGACTTCTTCGCCAAAGAGTTTGGCAATCTGTTCTTTATGGGTTTCAGTATCTTCGATGACATCGTGCAGAATAGCGGCAATGAGAGTGTTTTCATCCATGCGCATTTCAGCCAGAATCCTGGCCACAGCAATGGGATGATAGATATAGGGTTCACCCGTCATCCGCGTTTGCCCTTCATGGGCTTCGGCACCAAACAGATAAGCATGGTAGACAGCACTCACCTGATCTTCATCGAGATAAGCGTTCAGCATGGCGCAGAGATCACTGATGAGAAACAATAGCTGGAGTCCCTGTCAGAATTTGATAAAATGACATTTGTAATAACTCAGCGTAATGAGAACTACGCCTTGCTGACAAAAATCTTATTCTTCGCTAGTCATCTCTTGACCCGCTTCTTCTACTGAAGTCAACGAAGCACCCATGTGCGCCATCGCCGATACTTCAGTCAGAATTTCAGGACCAATTTTACCTTCAGCAATTTCACGCAAGGCAATAACAGTAGGCTTGTCGTTTTCAGCTTCAACTAAAGGTTCCTGACCATTGGCAATTTGGCGAGCGCGTTTAGTTGCAACCATCACCAGTTCAAAACGGTTTTCTACATTATCCAGACAATCTTCAACTGTCACTCGTGCCATTGGTGTTATACCCCTAGAAATTAAATAGTCGATAGTGAACTAGTCATTATACTCAAGCGCTGAGAATGACACAAGATATAATGCTTAATTAAAAACCATATATTTGTTGAGGTTTATACCAACAAAGCCTCAATAAGATTGTGATGACGGCGACATTGTGGCGATTGGCGTAAACGGAAGGCATAAATCAAGGCTTTAAGCTCGCCCAACGCATGGGAAAATTGATCATTAACAATTAAGTATTCAAATTCATCGTAGTGTGACATTTGTTCTATCGCTTCATTCATACGCTTACTAATCACTTCATGGGAATCCTGCCCGCGTTCCGTCAAGCGTGATAAGAGTTCTTGTCGTGAAGGGGGCAAAATAAACACATTAGTACAGGTATCAAATTGTTTACGTACCTGCTGAGCACCCTGCCAGTCAATTTCCAGAATAATATCGATGCCCGCAGTTAATTTTTCTTTAATTTGTTTTTTTGATGTACCATAAAAATTGCCAAACACTTCTGCATGTTCAATAAACTGTTGTTCAGCAATCATCTGCTGAAAAGTCTCATGACTCACATAATGGTAATCAATGCCCTCACGTTCACCCGGACGTTTTTCTCGTGTCGTATAGGAAACTGAAACCTCAATCAGGTCGGTTTCTTCTAATAAGGCTTTAAGCAGACTGGTTTTACCGGCGCCCGATGGCGCACTAATGATATACAACATACCGCAATCGGTTTCAGGGCTGTGGTTAAACATAGTTTATTCTCTTTTTTAATACTTTTTTGGACAGAATTTATTGGTGTATTATACCCCTGATATTTAGAAATGCACCCTGAGAGCATTTCATTCAGGACGATTTTCAGCCAAAGACAAATTTATCCTCTTGACACTCATATTACGCCCTAGCTTGCTAGTTTTTTTGATATTTCAATATCTTTTTTTAGCAAAGAATTAATTGTTTCATTTAAAGAGAATTTCTGTTTTTTATCACGAATTTTCTTTATAAAAAAATCCTTCACTTCTTTATCCAGATATATCGGAATATCCAACTCATCCAGAGGTCTGTAGAACTTACCTTGTTCTGCATTAGTAAAATCATATTCATCTTTCATTTTTTACACCTTTGTTGGTATGAATGCAGTTCTTTTTTAGATGCTTTTCTTGCGCTAATAATTCTCACATATTCAATGTTATTATCATCTTTAAATGTGTGTACGACAGCATCCAAAAACAGCTATTCAATATTCTGTATCTGCTCACGCATTTGCTCTATCAATACTTTCATCTCGACTGAAGCTGCCGTGGTGATTTCTGAGATAGATTTTGAGCCGAGGGTATTGGCTTCGCGATTGAGTTCTTGCATAAGGAAATCCAGGCGGCGGCCAATGGCTTCGTTGTCGGGAATGTCAGCGGAAATATTGCGTTCAATTTCAATCAGGTGAGTCTGTAAGCGGTCAATTTCTTCATCCACATCGGCTTTGTGTGCCAATAACACCATTTCTTGTTCTAGTCGGCCATTTTCGGCTTCAAGCGATAGGTTTGCTTGCACATGTTGCAGTTTTTCTTCTAATCGTTGGCGTTGTAATTGAAGAATTTTCGGCATTTTTTCTTTGACCTGATCAATCACCGCTCGCATGTCAGCGATGCGCTGAGCAATCATTTCGCCTAAGGCCTGGCCTTCTCTTTGTTTGCCCTCTAAGAGTTCAGCCAATGCCGAATCTAATACGGGAAAAACAGAATCATTGATAGCATTTTGATCGATGTTACGAGCATCCATTACCCCCGGCCAATTAATAATATCCACCGCGCTCACGGGTGCGGCATTGTAAATTAACTTATCGATTTCATGTAGTGTTTTGGCTACTTGTTCCGCCAAGTCATGATTGAAGGCTAGGAGCTGTTGGTTATTTTCGTCAATATTTAAACGAATAAAAACGTCCAGTTTACCCCGTTGAAATCGGGCTTTAATCCGCTCTCTGATTTGCATTTCCAACGCCCGCAATTCATCTGGCATTTTAATGCTCAAATCCAAAAAACGGTGATTGACACTGCGCAATTCGATGGCCATCACGCCCCAGTCCAGTTTTGCTTCCTGTCGGGCATAGGCAGTCATACTTTTAACCATAGAGACTCCAAGTGTCATAAGTAGAGGTGATATTTCTGGGACAGATCAAATAAGCCCATTTGGTTTTACATTTGTAGGATGTGCGAAGCAGGTTGATCGATCCCATATTTCTTCATCCTAGAAGAATAATTTCAACGATTGTTATAGATTGTAGCATAACCCATAGAAATTCTGCGTTTATCTCACTATACTCTCTTATACACTCATGAATTTTTACCGGAAGTTAATAGGATTAACAAACGCCCATGGCGCATAATATAGCCCCTCTTGCACAAGGAACCCAGGTTGATGAATACATTATCGACAATGTAATGGGCGGCGGCGGTTTCAGTATAGTTTATAACGCCCATAGTGTTGCAGACAAAAAACACACCGTACTGATTAAAGAATATATGCCGAAAAAACTGGCCGTCAGAGTCAATGATACGGATGTCACCAGTTTAGATCCTTCTGCACCTGAATCCTATAACAAAGGCCGTAAGCTTTTCTTTCAGGAAGCCAGTACCCTAGCAACACTCAAACACCCTAACATTGTTGATGTGACTAACTTTTTTCAGACCAATGGCACGGCTTATATGGTGATGAAAGATGAAAAAGGGGTCAACCTGCAAGATTATATTCGCAAGTACAAAGGCAACCTCAGTGAAAGATTATTACGTAAAGTCTTCCCGCAATTATTGTCTGGAGTAAAGTTATTACATGACAAGGGCTTATTACATCTGGATATCAAGCCCAGCAATATTCACTTGCGCCAAGGGGGCAGGCCTTTGTTATTAGACTTTGGTGCGGTCAGGGAAACCATGAAAACCCGTCTATATGATGCTCGTGTCGTGGCCACCGCTGGTTTTGCTCCCATTGAACAAGTGACTGAACGTGGCTATATGGGGCCTTGGACTGATATTTATGCCATCGGCGCTACCATGAGAAGTTGTATTGAGGGTGTACCGCCACCGTCAGCCAACAAACGCAAGGACGACGATCCAATGAAACCGGCGGTCAATGCATTTAAGCGCAAATACAGTCAGATACTTTTGGAGGCTGTTGATTGGTCGATGGAGCCGGATCAGCGTCTGCGCCCGCAAAGTTGTGATGAATTACTGGAAATGTTGGAAAAGATGCCCGATGAAAACGAGTCTAAGTCAATCTTGTCCAAGCTTAAGCTGGATCAGCTCTCGAATCTATTGCCTTGGAATAAATAAGCACACAGCGATAAAAAATTTAACTCGCGCCCTTTGCTAACAAAAACTGGCCATAGTCTTTATCGGTTTTTAGAATATGGTTGAGCAACCAGTCTTTTAAAAAAACCATCACTTCAACCCCAACTAAAAAATCACCATCAGCCATTTTTTGTCGTAACTTCTGAACCTGCTCAATCATTGCATGATGCTCATTGATATGAGACTCTGTTTGCTCATAAGCATGTTGAGCAAATAACTTTTCCTCATAACCAAAATGGCTCACTGTATAATCCGCTAAATCATCAA
This genomic window from sulfur-oxidizing endosymbiont of Gigantopelta aegis contains:
- the spoT gene encoding bifunctional GTP diphosphokinase/guanosine-3',5'-bis pyrophosphate 3'-pyrophosphohydrolase, with the translated sequence MFLISDLCAMLNAYLDEDQVSAVYHAYLFGAEAHEGQTRMTGEPYIYHPIAVARILAEMRMDENTLIAAILHDVIEDTETHKEQIAKLFGEEVAEIVDGVTKLDHIHFDNKQEAKAESFRKMILAMVKDIRVILIKLADRLHNMRTLGIMRADKARRIAGETLDVYAPIANRLGMNVMRHELEELGFKAYYPMRYRVLKESVNKVRGNRKTLVKKTQEALENRLSHEGIQCDVLGREKHLYSIYRKMQNKNLPFSEVYDVYAFRIVVDTVDSCYRALGAVHALYKPVPGKFKDYIAIPKINGYQSLHTILFSPFGVPIEVQLRTSDMHRVAENGIAAHWGYKESENNGGVIAQAKAREWLKSLLDLQQNAGDSIEFLESVKVDLFPSEVYVFTPKGLIMELPRGATIVDFAYAVHTDVGSSCVAGKINHQHAPLSTQLKNGQTIEIITAPGASPNPSWLNFVFTAKARGSIRNILKNLQRDESIALGTRLLNKCLGNVNMSVQDLSQSRIERVIKDYELNSMDELLHQVGLGNRIPQLVVRHLLPEQSDALDQARQEHGPLLNIRGTEGMVVHYGRCCHPIPGDPIVGFISSGRGIVIHTKSCKNAKDYLKQAQKWIDVEWSDDISAEFSVTLRVVVEHRKGVLATIASALADCEANIEHVVTADREDQLYSLDFTLSVRDRTHLADIMRNLRLLAIVATLTRL
- the rpoZ gene encoding DNA-directed RNA polymerase subunit omega, with the protein product MARVTVEDCLDNVENRFELVMVATKRARQIANGQEPLVEAENDKPTVIALREIAEGKIGPEILTEVSAMAHMGASLTSVEEAGQEMTSEE
- the gmk gene encoding guanylate kinase, whose translation is MLYIISAPSGAGKTSLLKALLEETDLIEVSVSYTTREKRPGEREGIDYHYVSHETFQQMIAEQQFIEHAEVFGNFYGTSKKQIKEKLTAGIDIILEIDWQGAQQVRKQFDTCTNVFILPPSRQELLSRLTERGQDSHEVISKRMNEAIEQMSHYDEFEYLIVNDQFSHALGELKALIYAFRLRQSPQCRRHHNLIEALLV
- a CDS encoding YicC/YloC family endoribonuclease, producing the protein MVKSMTAYARQEAKLDWGVMAIELRSVNHRFLDLSIKMPDELRALEMQIRERIKARFQRGKLDVFIRLNIDENNQQLLAFNHDLAEQVAKTLHEIDKLIYNAAPVSAVDIINWPGVMDARNIDQNAINDSVFPVLDSALAELLEGKQREGQALGEMIAQRIADMRAVIDQVKEKMPKILQLQRQRLEEKLQHVQANLSLEAENGRLEQEMVLLAHKADVDEEIDRLQTHLIEIERNISADIPDNEAIGRRLDFLMQELNREANTLGSKSISEITTAASVEMKVLIEQMREQIQNIE
- a CDS encoding serine/threonine protein kinase codes for the protein MAHNIAPLAQGTQVDEYIIDNVMGGGGFSIVYNAHSVADKKHTVLIKEYMPKKLAVRVNDTDVTSLDPSAPESYNKGRKLFFQEASTLATLKHPNIVDVTNFFQTNGTAYMVMKDEKGVNLQDYIRKYKGNLSERLLRKVFPQLLSGVKLLHDKGLLHLDIKPSNIHLRQGGRPLLLDFGAVRETMKTRLYDARVVATAGFAPIEQVTERGYMGPWTDIYAIGATMRSCIEGVPPPSANKRKDDDPMKPAVNAFKRKYSQILLEAVDWSMEPDQRLRPQSCDELLEMLEKMPDENESKSILSKLKLDQLSNLLPWNK
- a CDS encoding bacteriohemerythrin; its protein translation is MLIQWNNELSVGIDSIDEQHKKLINMINTLNEALAEGEANEALIAIFDDLADYTVSHFGYEEKLFAQHAYEQTESHINEHHAMIEQVQKLRQKMADGDFLVGVEVMVFLKDWLLNHILKTDKDYGQFLLAKGAS